The Macaca nemestrina isolate mMacNem1 chromosome 6, mMacNem.hap1, whole genome shotgun sequence genome window below encodes:
- the LOC105499406 gene encoding uncharacterized protein yields the protein MEGGGGRSGSSWLIPGLLALGLWCMCLSSVETLDCRNPMLPSHINEIFSARQHGFTLTFKSSQFLHSYWLLCFEAVPFLGVSLINLWAWVPIVPHATELVLEFEDHQRGLQRFLLGSFPIIFSSYQSEGGSLLEIYCLLTYWMEVVPTLLAETKIPATDVADASLNKCSSIERKRDVVLLFVTSSHTQPSLFHLPYVQKPFIPNVEQLILGTPCQNHWEIGDGQNTFPVEKLCHLQDRKVNLHRAAWGECIVAPKTLSFPYCQGTCLALNSELRHSSFECYKRGVPTCPRLFQTCHPTRVRLFSLMVQDDEHKMSVHYVNTSLVEKCGCS from the exons ATGGAGGGTGGCGGTGGGAGAAGTGGCAGCTCCTGGCTCATTCCTGGGCTCTTGGCTCTGGGTCTTTGGTGCATGTGTTTGAGCTCGGTAGAGACACTTGACTGTCGCAACCCAATGCTGCCTTCCCACATAAATGAGATCTTTTCTGCCAGGCAACATGGTTTTACCCTCACATTCAAAA GCTCACAGTTCCTACACAGCTACTGGCTCCTCTGTTTTGAGGCAGTTCCCTTCTTGGGGGTTTCCTTGATAAACCTGTGGGCTTGGGTGCCCATTGTCCCCCATGCCACTGAGCTTGTTCTAGAGTTCGAGGACCATCAAAGGGGCCTCCAAAGATTCCTGTTGGGATCTTTCCCCATTATCTTTTCATCCTACCAGTCAGAGGGAGGGTCATTATTGGAGATCTACTGTTTACTCACATATTGGATGGAGGTGGTGCCCACCCTCTTGGCAGAGACAAAGATTCCAGCCACTGATGTTGCTGACGCCAGCCTGAACAAGTGTTCCAGCATCGAAAGGAAACGAGATGTAGTGTTGCTGTTCGTGACCTCGTCCCACACACAGCCATCTCTGTTTCACCTGCCTTACGTCCAGAAACCCTTTATCCCTAATGTGGAGCAGCTGATCCTGGGGACCCCATGCCAGAATCACTGGGAGATAGGCGATGGCCAGAATACGTTTCCTGTAGAGAAGCTCTGCCATCTGCAGGATCGCAAGGTGAACCTTCACAGAGCTGCCTGGGGCGAGTGTATTGTTGCACCCAAGACTCTTAGCTTCCCTTACTGCCAGGGGACCTGCCTGGCCCTCAACAGTGAGCTCCGTCATTCCAGCTTTGAGTGCTATAAG AGGGGAGTACCTACCTGTCCCCGGCTCTTCCAGACCTGCCATCCCACCAGGGTCAGACTCTTCTCCCTGATGGTCCAGGATGACGAACACAAGATGAGTGTGCACTATGTGAACACTTCCTTGGTGGAGAAGTGTGGCTGCTCTTGA